The following are from one region of the Ignavibacteriota bacterium genome:
- a CDS encoding YajQ family cyclic di-GMP-binding protein codes for MAKNSSFDIVSEIDFQEVDNAVNQAIKEIHQRYDLKDSATEIELNKKDKLININTKDDYSRKQSIDILQTRFIKRSLSIKVMKLEEPEPAATGRLKQKINLQSGISKDNAKIITKMIKDMNLKVSAQIMDERIRVQGAKKDDLQIVISKVKEADLDFPVQFVNYQ; via the coding sequence ATGGCAAAAAATTCATCATTCGATATTGTATCTGAAATTGATTTCCAGGAAGTAGATAACGCAGTTAATCAGGCAATCAAAGAAATTCACCAGAGATATGACTTAAAAGATTCTGCAACAGAGATCGAGCTAAATAAAAAAGATAAGCTGATAAATATCAACACAAAAGATGACTATTCACGTAAACAATCAATTGATATTCTACAGACAAGGTTTATTAAAAGAAGTTTATCAATTAAAGTTATGAAGCTGGAAGAACCCGAACCGGCGGCAACCGGAAGACTGAAACAAAAAATTAATCTGCAAAGCGGAATTTCTAAAGACAATGCGAAGATAATTACAAAGATGATTAAGGATATGAATCTGAAAGTAAGTGCGCAGATAATGGATGAAAGAATCCGTGTACAGGGAGCTAAAAAAGATGATTTGCAGATCGTAATCTCAAAAGTAAAAGAAGCTGATCTTGATTTCCCTGTTCAGTTTGTTAATTATCAGTGA
- a CDS encoding dihydrofolate reductase: MRKLIINTFVTLDGVMQAPGGPEEDPTSNFNFGGWSFHYWDEVMGNFMDEFMSKPFELLLGRKTYEIFAAHWPYITNDPVADKFNATKKYVASRTVNKLNWANSILIKSNVENEIKKIKEQNGPELQVHGSSNLIKTLVNENLVDQFNIWTFPVTVGKGKQLFGEGVNASNLKLVDVKSSGTGVIIATYQPAGGLKLGSFALEDETEEELARRRKLASE, from the coding sequence ATGAGAAAATTAATTATAAATACTTTTGTTACACTCGATGGTGTAATGCAGGCACCAGGTGGACCAGAAGAAGATCCAACAAGTAATTTTAATTTCGGCGGTTGGTCTTTCCATTACTGGGATGAAGTGATGGGAAATTTTATGGATGAATTTATGTCAAAGCCATTCGAACTGCTTCTCGGAAGAAAAACTTATGAAATATTTGCTGCTCATTGGCCATATATAACAAACGATCCGGTTGCTGATAAATTTAATGCAACAAAAAAATATGTTGCTTCCAGAACAGTGAATAAACTTAATTGGGCGAATTCTATTTTGATAAAAAGTAATGTCGAAAATGAAATTAAAAAAATAAAAGAACAAAATGGACCAGAACTTCAGGTTCATGGAAGCAGCAACCTTATCAAAACTCTCGTTAATGAAAATCTTGTGGATCAATTTAATATCTGGACTTTCCCTGTAACTGTTGGAAAAGGAAAACAACTGTTTGGTGAAGGAGTGAATGCATCCAATCTCAAACTTGTTGATGTTAAATCATCAGGCACAGGAGTAATCATTGCAACTTATCAACCTGCCGGAGGATTAAAATTAGGATCATTCGCATTAGAAGATGAAACTGAAGAAGAACTTGCCAGGCGTAGAAAGCTTGCTTCTGAATAA
- a CDS encoding NAD(P)H-binding protein has protein sequence MKTAVIIGATGLVGHTLVKKLLEDSRYQSIKTFNRRSSGIIHPKLKEYIVDFDEMGKWKQLITGDELFSAMGTTIKKAGSKETQYKIDVTYQYEIAKSAAENGVQNYFLVSSVGANSKSKIFYLRIKGELDEKVQQLSYIKIRIFRPSLLLGNRKEKRFGEKTAERILKTVIPLIPFLKNQRPIEAEKVARAMIASANKEDNEPIKIYGRDEIFKLREN, from the coding sequence ATGAAAACAGCTGTAATAATCGGAGCGACTGGGTTGGTTGGTCATACACTTGTAAAAAAATTACTTGAGGACAGCCGTTATCAATCAATAAAAACTTTTAACCGGAGATCTTCCGGTATAATTCATCCGAAACTTAAAGAATACATTGTTGATTTTGATGAGATGGGAAAATGGAAACAACTAATTACTGGCGATGAATTATTTTCTGCAATGGGCACAACAATCAAAAAGGCAGGAAGCAAAGAAACACAATATAAAATTGATGTAACATATCAATATGAAATTGCGAAATCTGCTGCTGAAAACGGAGTTCAAAATTATTTTCTTGTTTCTTCTGTTGGAGCGAATTCAAAATCAAAAATATTTTACCTGAGAATTAAAGGTGAACTTGACGAGAAAGTTCAGCAATTATCATATATCAAAATCAGAATATTTCGTCCTTCTTTATTACTTGGGAATAGAAAAGAAAAAAGATTTGGCGAAAAAACTGCTGAAAGAATATTGAAGACTGTTATTCCATTAATTCCTTTTCTTAAAAATCAGAGACCAATCGAGGCTGAAAAAGTTGCAAGAGCAATGATAGCATCGGCAAATAAAGAGGATAATGAGCCAATTAAAATTTATGGACGTGATGAAATATTTAAACTTAGGGAGAATTAA
- a CDS encoding pirin family protein: protein MLSETKTRFVGKTIIHKANTRGHFDYGWLKTYHTFSFSNYYDPERVNFGMLRVLNDDTIEAGEGFGTHPHNDMEIVTIPLEGAVAHKDSTGGEGVIYPDEIQVMSAGTGIHHSEYNHLNDGTTKLLQLWIFPDKKGHEPRYNQKFFNSEERKNKLQFIVTPEKKGDNLWLNQDAYLALSDLEKSKSLNYKIHTKGNGVYLFLIDGNISVGDDKLFKRDGIGLWETEEISINASEDSRLLFIEVPMM from the coding sequence ATGTTGAGTGAAACGAAAACCCGCTTTGTGGGAAAAACAATCATTCATAAAGCAAATACCAGGGGTCATTTTGATTATGGTTGGTTGAAAACTTATCATACTTTTAGCTTTAGTAACTACTACGATCCTGAACGCGTTAACTTTGGAATGCTGAGAGTTTTGAATGATGACACAATTGAAGCTGGAGAAGGATTTGGAACACATCCTCACAACGATATGGAAATCGTAACCATTCCATTGGAAGGTGCTGTTGCCCACAAAGACAGCACTGGTGGTGAAGGTGTGATTTATCCTGACGAAATTCAGGTGATGTCCGCAGGAACCGGAATTCATCATTCGGAATATAATCATCTGAATGATGGAACAACAAAACTTTTACAGCTCTGGATTTTCCCTGATAAAAAAGGACACGAACCAAGATACAATCAGAAATTTTTTAATTCGGAAGAAAGAAAAAATAAACTGCAATTCATTGTCACTCCTGAAAAGAAGGGTGATAACTTGTGGTTGAACCAGGATGCATACCTTGCATTATCAGATTTAGAAAAAAGTAAATCTCTTAATTATAAAATTCACACTAAAGGAAATGGTGTTTATTTATTTTTAATTGACGGTAATATTTCGGTGGGTGATGACAAATTATTCAAACGTGACGGGATTGGTCTTTGGGAAACAGAGGAGATATCAATTAATGCAAGTGAAGATTCGAGACTTCTGTTTATTGAGGTACCAATGATGTAA
- a CDS encoding YhcH/YjgK/YiaL family protein, translated as MIIDKIENAHLYKGLGNRIEKAFEYINNTDLKKITPGKYETDDENIFALINEYKTKPESEGKLEAHRKYIDVQYVISGEELIGYTPLGNQIILEPYKEENDVEFFKGEKSFTKVSEGMFAIFFPEDVHMPGIITGKISFVKKLVIKVRVN; from the coding sequence ATGATAATCGACAAAATCGAAAACGCACATCTTTACAAAGGATTGGGCAATAGAATTGAAAAAGCATTTGAATACATTAATAATACTGATTTGAAAAAAATTACGCCGGGTAAATACGAGACAGATGATGAAAATATTTTTGCTTTGATAAACGAATACAAAACTAAACCGGAATCTGAAGGAAAGCTTGAAGCCCACAGAAAATATATTGATGTTCAGTACGTGATCAGTGGGGAAGAATTAATTGGTTATACTCCACTCGGTAATCAGATAATTCTCGAACCGTATAAAGAAGAAAATGATGTTGAATTTTTCAAAGGTGAAAAATCATTCACAAAAGTTTCTGAAGGTATGTTCGCAATATTTTTTCCGGAGGATGTTCATATGCCCGGGATAATAACTGGAAAAATTTCATTCGTAAAAAAACTTGTAATAAAAGTCCGCGTTAATTAA
- a CDS encoding CAP domain-containing protein — protein sequence MKIKLLKFFLLLIQILFLSFSCEDDPVASKNNNGSPADSVEAEVHRLVNEHRTGMGLPALVWNDIIANECRQHSLDMANAQTINHDGFNERINKIGETISWNWAGENVAYNYSAEAVVIAWLNSPGHKSNIESNSNLTGVGVAYNGNTIYFTQIFIRNNN from the coding sequence ATGAAAATCAAACTTTTGAAATTCTTCTTGTTACTAATTCAGATTTTATTTCTCTCATTCTCGTGTGAAGATGATCCTGTTGCGAGCAAAAACAATAACGGCTCTCCTGCAGATAGTGTTGAAGCTGAAGTTCATCGTCTTGTAAATGAACATCGAACAGGAATGGGTTTACCCGCACTCGTTTGGAATGATATAATTGCAAACGAATGCAGACAGCATAGTTTGGATATGGCGAATGCTCAAACAATAAATCACGATGGCTTTAACGAACGGATTAATAAAATCGGAGAAACTATTTCATGGAACTGGGCAGGAGAGAATGTTGCTTATAATTATAGTGCAGAAGCTGTGGTCATAGCATGGCTAAACAGTCCCGGACATAAAAGTAATATTGAAAGTAATTCAAACCTTACAGGAGTAGGAGTTGCTTACAATGGAAATACAATTTATTTCACACAGATTTTTATCAGAAACAATAATTGA
- a CDS encoding DUF520 family protein, whose amino-acid sequence MKYKDFILSGRKLIEVLNIQKTKKDDLQIVIPKVKEADLDFPVQFVNYQ is encoded by the coding sequence TTGAAATACAAAGATTTTATATTGAGCGGGAGAAAATTAATTGAAGTCTTGAACATTCAGAAGACGAAAAAAGATGACTTGCAGATTGTCATCCCAAAAGTAAAAGAAGCCGATCTAGATTTTCCTGTTCAGTTTGTTAATTACCAGTAG
- the msrB gene encoding peptide-methionine (R)-S-oxide reductase MsrB codes for MKNLLNVFLVFVLLFTTSCAQSGEDNVSQTITENNKMQNSKSKDVYMDNKETKYHKPTDEELKKMLTDEQYKVTQCEGTEFAFKNEYWDNHRSGIYVDIVTGEPLFSSKDKFDSGTGWPSFTQPIDAKYIVKKEDHSYGWNRVEVRSKNGDSHLGHVFDDGPGPTGLRYCINSASLRFIPKEKMEEEGYGEFLSLVE; via the coding sequence ATGAAAAATTTATTAAATGTATTTTTAGTTTTTGTCTTGTTGTTCACGACGAGCTGTGCGCAAAGTGGCGAAGATAATGTAAGTCAAACAATTACAGAGAATAATAAAATGCAGAACTCAAAATCGAAAGATGTCTATATGGATAACAAAGAAACCAAATATCATAAACCAACCGATGAAGAATTAAAGAAGATGTTAACAGATGAACAGTATAAAGTTACTCAGTGCGAAGGAACTGAATTTGCATTCAAGAATGAGTACTGGGATAATCATCGTTCGGGAATTTATGTCGATATTGTTACCGGCGAACCACTTTTCAGTTCAAAAGATAAATTTGATTCAGGAACCGGCTGGCCAAGTTTTACTCAGCCGATTGATGCAAAATATATTGTCAAAAAAGAAGATCATTCGTACGGATGGAACAGAGTTGAAGTCCGAAGTAAAAATGGTGATTCACATCTTGGTCATGTTTTTGATGACGGACCTGGTCCAACCGGATTGCGTTACTGCATAAACTCAGCATCACTTCGCTTCATACCAAAAGAGAAAATGGAAGAAGAAGGTTACGGAGAATTTCTATCGTTAGTTGAGTAA
- a CDS encoding S9 family peptidase, translated as MKDKIIRLLCFSIIICGLFIPSNLAQDEPLISRKVLFGNPDKASLKISPNHQMISYLAPFNDVLNVWVAPIDNPEDAVVVTKDTLRGIRIYFWSYNNEQILYLQDLGGDENWQLHAVNVKTKQDVNLTPFEEINGPDGQPVTMPDGRKLRPRADIQEVSYKHPNEILISLNTRNPQYFDIYRLNIITGDMNLIQQNDKFAGFQTDDDYNIRYAFENTSDGGMELFTPDGNGSWITFDKIPMEDALTTTPISFNKTGDVLYMIDSRGRNTAALISVNLITGEKKLIFENPKADLSGIMIHPTEKTIEAAACDYLRTEWEILDQSIKPDMDYLKSVTDGDVNVTDRSQDDNFWVVSYTKDDGPIYYYIYDRSVKKAKFLFTNRKALENVKLSKMYPVIIKSRDGLDLISYLTLPYGSNSEDYHPSKPLPMILFVHGGPWGRDSWGFNSTHQWLANRGYAVLSVNFRSSTGFGKDFINAGNKEWGGKMHNDLIDAVNWAVKEGIAQKDKVAIMGGSYGGYATLIGLTFTPDVFACGVDIVGPSNINTLMETIPPYWLPVINMFTSRVGDFRTEEGKKFLESISPLFFVDKITKPLLIGQGANDPRVKQSESDQIVKAMNEKNIPVTYVLFPDEGHGFARPENRMSFNAVTEIFLSLFLGGRVEPIGDDFRGSSITVPNGADNIPNLNTALSGNK; from the coding sequence ATGAAAGACAAAATTATTCGTCTGCTTTGCTTTTCCATTATTATATGCGGTTTATTTATTCCAAGCAATTTAGCACAGGATGAGCCATTGATATCCAGAAAAGTTTTATTCGGAAATCCGGACAAAGCATCTTTAAAAATTAGTCCAAACCACCAGATGATTAGTTATCTGGCACCCTTCAATGACGTATTAAACGTTTGGGTAGCGCCAATTGATAATCCGGAAGATGCAGTTGTGGTTACAAAAGATACGCTCCGCGGAATCAGAATTTATTTCTGGTCATACAACAATGAACAGATCTTATATCTTCAGGATCTTGGTGGTGATGAAAATTGGCAGTTACATGCTGTTAATGTGAAAACGAAACAAGATGTAAACCTCACACCATTTGAAGAGATTAATGGTCCTGATGGTCAGCCAGTAACGATGCCCGACGGTCGCAAGCTAAGACCACGCGCAGATATTCAGGAAGTTAGTTATAAACATCCAAATGAAATTCTGATTAGTCTGAATACCCGTAATCCGCAATACTTTGATATTTACAGATTGAATATTATTACAGGTGATATGAATTTGATTCAACAGAATGATAAGTTCGCCGGATTTCAGACTGATGATGATTACAATATCAGATATGCATTTGAAAATACATCTGACGGAGGTATGGAATTATTCACGCCCGACGGAAACGGTAGCTGGATAACATTTGATAAAATTCCGATGGAAGATGCACTGACAACAACTCCTATCAGCTTTAACAAAACCGGCGATGTACTTTATATGATTGATAGTCGTGGCAGAAACACTGCTGCTTTAATATCAGTAAACCTCATCACTGGCGAGAAAAAATTAATTTTTGAAAATCCAAAAGCTGATCTGAGTGGAATAATGATCCATCCAACCGAAAAAACAATTGAGGCTGCGGCTTGTGATTACTTGCGGACTGAATGGGAAATTCTTGATCAATCTATCAAACCTGATATGGATTATCTTAAAAGCGTAACCGATGGTGATGTGAATGTAACAGACAGATCGCAGGATGATAATTTCTGGGTTGTATCATACACGAAGGATGATGGACCAATTTATTATTACATTTATGACCGGTCAGTGAAGAAAGCAAAATTTCTTTTCACTAACAGGAAAGCTCTTGAAAATGTTAAGCTTTCAAAAATGTATCCTGTTATTATTAAATCCAGAGATGGACTTGATCTGATCAGCTATTTGACGCTGCCTTATGGAAGCAACTCTGAAGACTATCATCCATCCAAACCTTTACCGATGATATTATTTGTTCATGGCGGTCCCTGGGGACGGGATAGTTGGGGCTTCAATTCAACTCATCAATGGCTTGCAAACAGAGGATATGCTGTGTTGAGTGTGAATTTCAGATCATCAACAGGTTTTGGTAAAGATTTTATTAATGCGGGAAATAAAGAATGGGGCGGGAAGATGCACAATGATTTGATTGATGCAGTTAATTGGGCAGTTAAAGAAGGCATCGCACAAAAAGATAAAGTCGCAATTATGGGAGGAAGTTACGGTGGTTATGCAACTTTAATTGGTTTGACGTTTACTCCTGATGTGTTCGCATGCGGAGTTGATATTGTTGGTCCTTCAAATATTAATACTCTTATGGAAACAATCCCTCCTTACTGGCTGCCTGTAATAAATATGTTCACATCACGTGTCGGAGATTTCCGAACTGAAGAAGGAAAAAAATTCCTTGAATCAATATCGCCATTATTTTTTGTTGATAAGATTACAAAACCATTGTTAATCGGACAGGGTGCAAATGATCCTAGAGTAAAACAAAGTGAATCTGACCAAATTGTAAAAGCAATGAACGAAAAAAATATTCCTGTTACCTATGTTTTATTCCCTGATGAAGGACATGGTTTTGCAAGACCCGAAAACAGAATGTCATTCAATGCTGTTACTGAAATATTTTTATCACTGTTTCTTGGCGGACGTGTTGAACCTATTGGCGATGACTTTAGAGGTTCTAGCATAACTGTACCGAACGGAGCAGATAATATTCCTAATCTCAACACTGCTTTGTCTGGGAACAAATAG
- a CDS encoding putative metal-dependent hydrolase, whose product MDNEKLKYPIGKYQPEENIDKTAINSFIKEIETLPQRLADAVRGLSTEQLRTRYRPDGWTIQQVVHHIADSHLNAYVRFKLALTEDNPVIKPYNEKLWAELPDSKLLDINVSLTLIDSLHRRWTVLLKQLNDNELEKKFLHPDSGMKTLSETVCQYAWHGNHHLAHIISLKEKMKW is encoded by the coding sequence ATGGACAATGAAAAATTAAAATATCCGATTGGTAAATACCAGCCGGAAGAAAATATTGACAAAACAGCAATCAATAGTTTTATCAAAGAAATTGAAACTCTTCCTCAAAGACTTGCTGATGCAGTAAGAGGATTATCAACTGAACAACTACGAACTCGTTATCGTCCAGATGGCTGGACTATTCAGCAGGTTGTTCATCACATTGCTGACAGTCATCTGAACGCTTATGTTCGTTTCAAACTTGCCTTAACAGAAGATAACCCTGTAATCAAACCATATAATGAAAAACTTTGGGCAGAACTTCCTGATTCAAAATTACTTGATATCAATGTTTCGCTTACGCTCATAGATTCACTTCATAGAAGATGGACTGTATTGTTAAAACAACTCAATGATAATGAGCTTGAAAAAAAATTTTTACATCCCGATTCCGGAATGAAAACACTAAGTGAAACTGTATGCCAATATGCTTGGCACGGAAATCACCATCTCGCTCACATCATTTCACTCAAAGAAAAGATGAAGTGGTAA
- a CDS encoding type II toxin-antitoxin system Phd/YefM family antitoxin, which translates to MHKIQLDQDIQPLSEFRSKVAFYFEKVKKTKRPLIITQNGKSTAILLDVSEYQSMLDKLEVIEDVKLAEAQLSQGKEISHKELKKKFARKA; encoded by the coding sequence ATGCACAAAATACAATTAGACCAGGATATTCAACCTCTTTCCGAGTTCCGTTCCAAAGTAGCTTTTTACTTTGAAAAAGTTAAGAAGACAAAAAGACCTTTAATCATTACTCAAAACGGAAAAAGCACCGCAATATTGTTAGATGTTTCAGAGTATCAATCAATGCTTGATAAGCTGGAAGTAATTGAAGATGTTAAATTAGCAGAAGCACAACTCAGCCAGGGGAAGGAAATATCTCATAAAGAATTGAAGAAGAAGTTTGCCAGGAAAGCTTAA
- a CDS encoding VOC family protein encodes MQKITPFLWFDTQAEDAAKFYSTVFDNSKIVNVSRYDESAAKVTGMPVGSAFVISFQLEGNNFTAMNAGPHFKINESISLFVYCESDEKIERIYKKLLDGGSALMSLDKYDWSPKYAWVKDKFGLSWQLTVEKINSAQKILPAFLFVNKKSGKVKEAVDFYTSVFPDSKILLEAPYPESQNLPKNTLLFAQFSLSKYLFNSMSSTLEHDFDFNEAFSFVVDCKDQQEVDHYWNKLTFDVGEESMCGWLKDKFGVSWQITPKILIDMMNDKDPVKAQRTMQAMLKMKKIIISDLEKAYKGN; translated from the coding sequence ATGCAAAAAATAACTCCATTCCTTTGGTTTGATACACAAGCTGAAGATGCAGCAAAATTCTATTCAACTGTATTTGACAATTCGAAAATAGTAAATGTCAGCAGGTACGATGAATCTGCTGCAAAGGTAACCGGAATGCCTGTCGGTTCAGCATTTGTCATTTCATTTCAACTGGAAGGAAATAATTTTACTGCAATGAATGCGGGTCCACATTTTAAAATCAATGAGTCGATATCACTTTTTGTTTATTGTGAATCTGATGAAAAGATTGAAAGAATTTACAAGAAGTTATTGGATGGCGGAAGTGCATTGATGTCATTGGATAAATATGATTGGAGTCCGAAATATGCCTGGGTAAAAGATAAATTCGGACTTTCATGGCAATTGACGGTTGAGAAAATAAATTCAGCACAGAAAATTTTGCCAGCATTTTTGTTTGTGAATAAAAAATCAGGTAAAGTAAAAGAAGCAGTTGATTTCTATACTTCAGTATTTCCCGATTCAAAAATTCTTCTGGAAGCTCCGTACCCGGAATCACAAAATCTTCCGAAGAACACTCTTCTCTTTGCTCAATTTAGTTTGTCAAAATATTTATTTAACTCAATGAGCAGTACGCTTGAACATGATTTCGATTTTAACGAAGCTTTCTCTTTTGTTGTTGATTGCAAAGATCAACAGGAAGTTGACCATTATTGGAACAAACTAACATTTGATGTCGGCGAGGAAAGTATGTGTGGTTGGCTAAAGGATAAGTTTGGAGTATCATGGCAAATAACTCCCAAAATTCTGATTGATATGATGAATGATAAAGATCCGGTCAAAGCTCAAAGAACAATGCAGGCAATGCTGAAGATGAAAAAAATAATTATTTCAGATCTGGAGAAAGCATATAAAGGAAATTAA
- a CDS encoding type II toxin-antitoxin system RelE/ParE family toxin codes for MKISWSPLAADRLENIYEYISVDNKAAAQKVVERIFKKVESLAKNPERGRKVPETNREEIRELFESDYRINYRIETKRVSILTIRNFKQILPDKDIK; via the coding sequence ATGAAAATATCCTGGTCACCACTTGCTGCTGATAGATTGGAAAATATTTATGAATACATATCAGTTGATAATAAAGCAGCAGCACAAAAAGTGGTTGAAAGAATTTTTAAAAAAGTTGAATCATTAGCAAAGAATCCTGAAAGAGGAAGAAAGGTACCCGAAACAAACAGAGAAGAAATCAGAGAATTATTTGAAAGTGATTATAGAATCAACTATCGCATTGAAACGAAAAGAGTTTCTATTTTGACAATCAGAAATTTTAAACAGATATTACCCGATAAGGATATTAAGTAA
- a CDS encoding VOC family protein translates to MKSINPYLNFPGNTEEAFNFYRDIFGGDFVGGINRFENVPGTEKLSKADKQKVMHIGLKMGKDNYLMATDALESMGFNVTFGNNFYISIDADSRDEADKLFNKLSNGGKVEMPMADQFWGDYFGSLVDKFNIRWMVIYTPPNAN, encoded by the coding sequence ATGAAATCAATAAATCCTTATTTAAATTTTCCCGGAAACACCGAGGAAGCTTTTAATTTTTACAGAGACATTTTTGGAGGAGATTTTGTCGGCGGTATAAATCGCTTCGAAAATGTACCCGGTACTGAAAAGCTGAGTAAAGCAGATAAACAAAAAGTAATGCATATTGGTTTGAAAATGGGAAAAGATAATTACCTGATGGCTACAGATGCATTGGAATCAATGGGCTTCAATGTAACCTTTGGTAATAATTTTTATATTTCAATTGATGCTGATAGCAGAGATGAAGCGGACAAATTATTTAATAAACTTTCCAACGGTGGTAAAGTTGAAATGCCAATGGCTGATCAGTTTTGGGGAGATTATTTTGGTTCACTCGTAGATAAATTCAACATCCGATGGATGGTAATTTATACTCCTCCAAATGCGAATTAG
- a CDS encoding murein L,D-transpeptidase catalytic domain family protein, producing MRTFLFAFIGVFSLLSNSISNSAPGERNINSDDSITPVVDSYDVLLKNLYTECNLTDKLDYDIFKQAMEGYTSIDLANKKLISIIDYSKPSNEKRFFIIDIENRKLLYQILVAHGKKSGYLNATKFSNKYGSHKSSLGFFRTGKSYFGIRGYSLKLEGLEKGINDNAIQRGIIIHGADYVDERIANGNGVIGRSWGCPSVSLKLSKTIINLLKGGSILFIYADDELYKEKSLIANFDLNDNPNLN from the coding sequence ATGAGAACATTTTTATTTGCTTTTATTGGAGTTTTTTCCCTCCTTTCAAATTCCATTTCTAACAGTGCCCCAGGCGAGAGAAATATAAATTCAGATGATAGTATCACTCCGGTTGTTGACAGTTATGATGTACTTCTTAAAAATCTTTATACAGAATGTAATCTCACAGATAAATTAGATTATGATATTTTTAAGCAAGCTATGGAAGGTTACACTTCAATAGACCTGGCAAATAAAAAATTAATTTCAATAATAGATTATTCAAAACCATCCAACGAAAAAAGATTTTTTATTATTGATATTGAAAACCGCAAACTGCTTTATCAAATCTTAGTTGCTCACGGAAAAAAATCCGGCTATCTGAATGCAACAAAATTTTCTAATAAATACGGATCGCACAAAAGTAGTCTTGGATTTTTCAGAACGGGCAAATCATATTTTGGAATAAGAGGGTATTCATTAAAGCTTGAAGGATTGGAAAAGGGAATAAACGATAACGCCATACAAAGAGGAATTATCATTCACGGTGCAGATTATGTTGATGAAAGAATTGCTAATGGTAACGGTGTTATCGGAAGAAGCTGGGGATGTCCATCTGTTTCTCTAAAATTATCCAAAACAATAATTAATTTGCTGAAGGGCGGCAGTATTCTTTTCATTTATGCTGATGATGAACTTTATAAAGAAAAATCTTTGATTGCAAACTTTGATCTGAACGATAATCCTAATCTGAATTAA
- a CDS encoding dihydrofolate reductase gives MSNESKSLSAGRKLKLQVQMTIDGFVAGPNGELNWLTWNWGDDIKKYVNELHDSVDTILLGRKMTDGFISHWLSVIENKDVSSKELSENYEFAKRMIDIPKVVFTKTIKKHNWVNTSLATGDLTEEIKNLKEKSGKDIIVYGGAGFVSSLIKNNLINEYNLFINPSAIGKGVEMFSRLDEKINLKLSESVAFDCGIVLNKYVTNSKGN, from the coding sequence ATGTCGAATGAATCAAAATCTCTATCTGCGGGAAGAAAATTAAAACTGCAAGTTCAAATGACAATTGATGGTTTTGTTGCAGGTCCAAATGGTGAACTGAATTGGTTAACATGGAATTGGGGTGATGATATTAAAAAGTATGTAAATGAATTGCACGATTCTGTTGATACAATTCTTCTTGGAAGAAAAATGACGGATGGATTTATTTCGCATTGGTTGTCAGTCATTGAAAATAAAGATGTATCGTCAAAGGAATTAAGCGAAAATTATGAATTTGCAAAAAGAATGATTGATATTCCAAAAGTTGTTTTCACCAAAACTATCAAAAAACATAATTGGGTAAATACGTCACTGGCTACTGGTGATTTAACAGAAGAAATAAAAAACTTAAAAGAAAAATCTGGTAAAGATATTATTGTATATGGCGGTGCCGGATTTGTATCATCATTAATTAAAAATAATCTTATTAATGAATACAATCTTTTCATTAATCCATCTGCAATAGGAAAAGGTGTGGAAATGTTCAGCAGACTTGATGAAAAAATAAATTTAAAACTTTCAGAGAGTGTTGCATTCGATTGCGGAATCGTTTTGAATAAATATGTAACAAATAGTAAAGGAAATTAA